In a single window of the Elaeis guineensis isolate ETL-2024a chromosome 4, EG11, whole genome shotgun sequence genome:
- the LOC105043115 gene encoding alpha carbonic anhydrase 7-like: MKKAQAPIFVSSFLLVLLLSWSPIVISQEVEDEREFSYEEGSPNGPDHWGEIQKEWATCNNGDMQSPIDLTHERVKILPGLGRLKRNYKASNATLKNRGHDIMLEWVEGGGWIRINGTEYQLKQCHWHSPSEHTIDGKRFDLEIHMVHESSDEKIAVVGIIYKTGRPDTFLSELMEHIKEVADTEEKETNVGIVDPRHVKIGSRKYYRYMGSLTTPPCTQGVVWTITKKVRTVSREQVRLLREAVHDSAENNARPIQPINQREIQFYTPRIHESDQRFPH; the protein is encoded by the exons CATCTTCGTTTCTTCCTTCCTCCTTGTTCTCCTTCTATCTTGGAGTCCCATAGTTATATCTCAAGAAGTTG AGGATGAGAGGGAGTTCAGCTATGAGGAAGGGAGCCCCAATGGGCCGGATCACTGGGGAGAGATACAGAAGGAGTGGGCTACGTGTAACAATGGAGACATGCAGTCACCAATTGATCTGACCCATGAGAGGGTGAAGATTTTGCCCGGATTGGGGAGGCTGAAGAGGAACTACAAGGCCTCAAATGCAACGCTTAAGAATCGCGGCCATGACATAATG TTGGAATGGGTGGAAGGAGGAGGGTGGATTCGCATCAATGGAACCGAGTACCAGCTTAAACAATGTCATTGGCACTCTCCCTCAGAACACACTATTGATGGCAAGAG ATTTGACCTTGAGATTCACATGGTTCACGAGAGCTCTGATGAAAAAATTGCGGTAGTGGGTATCATCTATAAAACGGGCCGGCCGGACACATTTCTTTCAGAA TTAATGGAACACATCAAAGAAGTTGCAGACACCGAGGAAAAGGAGACAAATGTAGGAATCGTCGACCCAAGGCACGTAAAGATAGGGAGTAGGAAGTATTATAGGTACATGGGCTCTTTGACAACCCCACCTTGCACTCAAGGTGTTGTATGGACAATTACTAAGAAG GTCAGAACTGTTTCAAGAGAACAAGTGAGGTTGCTAAGGGAGGCTGTGCATGAT AGTGCAGAGAATAATGCGAGGCCAATCCAACCAATCAATCAACGTGAGATCCAGTTTTATACTCCAAGGATTCATGAAAGTGATCAACGTTTTCCTCATTAA